The Desulfococcus multivorans DNA window GGGTGTATGAAAGGCAGTTCGCATGGAAACACCCCGTAAGGCCATCGTCCTTTCCAGCGGCGGCCTCGACTCTACGACGGTCATGGCCATTGCCAAATCAGAGGGATACGACATCTACAGCCTCAGTTTCAGTTACGGACAGCGCCATTCTGCGGAACTGGACGCCGCAAATCGCGTGGCCGACACCATCGGCGTAAAAAAGCATTTAGTGATCAACGTGGATATGAGGCTCATCGGCGGATCGGCCCTGACCGACGACATTGCCGTGCCCAAAGACAGAAATGAGAGCGACATGGCCGGTGAGATCCCGGTAACCTATGTTCCGGCCCGGAATACCATCTTCCTATCCTACGCCCTCGGCTGGGCCGAGGTGGTCGGGGCCTCCGACATCTTCATCGGCGTCAATGCCGTCGACTACAGCGGATATCCGGACTGCCGACCCGAGTTTATCGCAGCCTTCGAAGCACTGGCCAATCTCGCCACCAAAGCGGGCGTGGAGGGGCATAAGATCCGAATCCGGTCGCCACTCATCCACCTGACCAAGGCCGAAATCATCCGGAAAGGCACAAAACTGGGTGTGGATTATAGCCTCACCTTGAGCTGCTATGACCCTTCGCCTGAAGGAAAGGCCTGCGGGCGATGTGACAGTTGTCTCTTACGGAAAAAAGGCTTTCTGGCGGCTGGCGTTGACGATCCGACGGCCTATATGGCGTCGTAGAGAGGATGATATTAACCCGGCAATTAAAAAACCGAACATACTGCATAGTGAATTTTAGGATCCTTGAAGTACTTCATCACTCGATTCGGCAGTTTTTGAAGCTTCCGCAAGTGTGATATCGCTTTTTTCTTCAACTGCTTTTTAGTTCTTGCCGGCACGCCTGAATGGACGCCGGCCTTGAGATCACAGTTGAGGTATTCATCCGGATTCAGCTCAGGGGAATAAGACGGCAAAAAGAACACTTCAATCCGTACCTTGTGTTCTGATAGCCAATCCCGGACTACATCGC harbors:
- the queC gene encoding 7-cyano-7-deazaguanine synthase QueC codes for the protein METPRKAIVLSSGGLDSTTVMAIAKSEGYDIYSLSFSYGQRHSAELDAANRVADTIGVKKHLVINVDMRLIGGSALTDDIAVPKDRNESDMAGEIPVTYVPARNTIFLSYALGWAEVVGASDIFIGVNAVDYSGYPDCRPEFIAAFEALANLATKAGVEGHKIRIRSPLIHLTKAEIIRKGTKLGVDYSLTLSCYDPSPEGKACGRCDSCLLRKKGFLAAGVDDPTAYMAS